In Microbacterium sp. 1.5R, the following are encoded in one genomic region:
- a CDS encoding MinD/ParA family ATP-binding protein — MPASAPSAPNAAAAESASSASSRRQQREQGVGRRSFLQEERREEPARQGGRGLLNRVGFTLGPSARERAVRDDEHAVSRHWPGPRTVAVVNGKGGAGKTPATVLLSAVFAQYGGAGVLAWDNNQTRGTLGWRTETGAHDRTLLELLPQTQRLLGAQGQSADLAHFVHHQPQEKYDVLRSKPVRLAHENRLRPSDVDSIHAIAAKFYRLIIIDSGNDESDPMWLRMIDLADQIVVATTTRDDHAEAGALLLEALEDRDERSARLARESVVVVSQADPKASPAEVADVIAGYQPLAREVVGIPFDREMVDGHLRLRALAAPTQRSWLSAAAAVARGF; from the coding sequence GTGCCCGCCTCGGCCCCGTCCGCGCCCAACGCCGCCGCTGCAGAGTCGGCGTCCTCGGCATCCTCGCGTCGTCAGCAGCGCGAGCAGGGAGTGGGGCGTCGCTCGTTCCTTCAGGAGGAGCGCCGTGAGGAGCCAGCGCGTCAGGGCGGACGCGGGCTGCTCAACCGCGTCGGGTTCACCCTCGGCCCGAGCGCTCGCGAACGCGCCGTCCGCGACGACGAGCACGCGGTGAGCCGCCATTGGCCGGGCCCCCGCACCGTCGCTGTCGTCAACGGGAAGGGCGGGGCGGGAAAGACACCGGCCACCGTGCTGCTGTCGGCGGTCTTCGCGCAGTACGGCGGCGCCGGGGTTCTCGCGTGGGACAACAACCAGACCCGCGGCACCCTCGGCTGGCGCACCGAGACGGGGGCGCACGATCGCACACTGCTCGAACTGCTTCCGCAGACCCAGCGCCTGCTCGGAGCCCAGGGACAGTCAGCCGACCTCGCGCACTTCGTGCATCACCAGCCGCAGGAGAAGTACGACGTCCTGCGGTCGAAGCCCGTCCGACTGGCCCACGAGAATCGGCTCCGGCCGAGTGACGTCGACTCCATCCACGCGATCGCGGCCAAGTTCTACCGTCTGATCATCATCGACTCCGGCAACGACGAGTCCGATCCGATGTGGCTGCGGATGATCGACCTCGCCGACCAGATCGTCGTGGCGACGACGACACGTGACGACCATGCCGAGGCCGGGGCGCTGCTGCTCGAGGCACTCGAAGACCGCGACGAGCGATCCGCACGGTTGGCTCGCGAGTCAGTGGTCGTCGTCAGCCAGGCGGACCCGAAGGCATCCCCCGCCGAAGTCGCAGACGTCATCGCCGGATATCAGCCGCTCGCGCGCGAAGTCGTCGGCATCCCCTTCGATCGGGAGATGGTCGACGGCCACCTCCGTCTTCGCGCACTCGCGGCGCCGACGCAGCGGTCGTGGCTCTCTGCCGCGGCCGCCGTCGCCCGAGGCTTCTGA
- a CDS encoding TAXI family TRAP transporter solute-binding subunit produces MSARASRRAWWRRGVATALVLLLAATSSACSARSTEWNDSAYEIAGGGSNGVYYAYGDELARELSESLGIRVSAAETAGSVDNLLRVSSGEALLGFAQGDAAADAVAGVGAFDEPMPVQAVARLYDEYLHVVVRADSDIAALGDLAGRTVSLGAENSGVNVIAARALDAADVDIATITDPRLDLGESISALERSEIDGFFWVGGIPTPGIAELATTTPVRLVPIEQTWVTAINARYSEAYRPSDFPVGLYGLDESAPTMAVPNYLVTSSDTPDGVVRDVLTSLFTVRTDIAQRVPVASLLDRRQAIFTGPVDLHPGAVEYYRDQRD; encoded by the coding sequence ATGAGCGCGCGGGCTAGCCGCCGCGCATGGTGGCGCAGAGGGGTGGCGACGGCACTCGTGCTGCTGCTCGCCGCCACGAGCAGCGCGTGCAGCGCTCGATCGACGGAGTGGAACGACTCTGCCTACGAGATCGCCGGCGGGGGATCCAACGGGGTCTATTACGCCTACGGCGACGAACTCGCTCGGGAGCTGTCGGAGTCCTTGGGCATCCGCGTGTCGGCAGCCGAGACCGCCGGGTCCGTCGACAACCTCCTGCGGGTGAGCTCGGGGGAGGCCCTCCTCGGCTTCGCGCAAGGGGATGCCGCTGCCGACGCCGTCGCCGGAGTGGGAGCGTTCGACGAGCCCATGCCGGTGCAGGCTGTCGCTCGCCTGTACGACGAGTACCTCCACGTGGTCGTACGCGCGGATTCGGACATCGCCGCCCTCGGCGACCTTGCGGGCAGGACGGTGTCGCTCGGGGCCGAGAATTCCGGCGTCAATGTGATCGCGGCGCGAGCACTCGACGCCGCCGACGTCGACATCGCGACGATCACGGATCCCCGGCTCGATCTCGGTGAGTCGATCAGCGCGCTCGAGAGATCCGAGATCGACGGATTCTTCTGGGTCGGCGGCATCCCGACACCGGGCATCGCGGAGCTCGCGACGACGACGCCCGTGCGGCTGGTGCCGATCGAGCAGACATGGGTCACCGCGATCAACGCTCGATACTCCGAGGCGTATCGGCCGTCCGACTTCCCCGTCGGGCTCTATGGACTCGACGAGTCCGCGCCCACGATGGCGGTGCCGAACTATCTGGTCACCTCGTCCGACACTCCGGACGGCGTCGTACGGGACGTCCTCACGAGCCTCTTCACGGTCCGCACCGATATCGCGCAGCGGGTTCCGGTCGCGTCCCTGCTCGACCGCAGGCAGGCGATCTTCACGGGGCCGGTCGACCTGCATCCGGGGGCCGTCGAGTACTACCGGGACCAGCGGGACTGA
- the rplT gene encoding 50S ribosomal protein L20 translates to MARVKRAVNAHKKRRVILERASGYRGQRSRLYRKAKEQVIHSLVYSYRDRRKRKGDFRRLWIQRINAAARQNGITYNRFIQGLGLAGVTVDRRMLADLAVNDAATFTTLVETAKKALPSDVNAPKSAA, encoded by the coding sequence ATGGCAAGAGTCAAGCGGGCGGTAAACGCCCACAAGAAGCGTCGGGTCATCCTCGAGCGCGCCTCCGGCTACCGCGGTCAGCGTTCGCGCCTCTACCGCAAGGCCAAAGAGCAGGTCATCCACTCGCTGGTCTACTCGTACCGTGACCGTCGCAAGCGCAAGGGCGACTTCCGTCGTCTCTGGATCCAGCGCATCAACGCCGCTGCACGCCAGAACGGCATCACGTACAACCGCTTCATCCAGGGCCTCGGTCTCGCGGGTGTCACCGTCGACCGTCGCATGCTCGCCGACCTCGCGGTCAACGACGCAGCGACCTTCACGACGCTGGTCGAGACGGCGAAGAAGGCTCTGCCTTCCGACGTCAACGCTCCGAAGTCGGCTGCATAA
- a CDS encoding response regulator transcription factor, whose amino-acid sequence MQILIVEDDERVAAALEAFLARSGYATVRAADGASALQQLGADTEVVLLDLGLPDVDGIDLCRRIRARSEVPIVIVTARNQVTERIRGLRAGADDFVVKPYDVHELLARIEAVTRRSRPVRPESEARVRLQDGEIEIDLVARQVIIARAPIELTRKEFDIVAVLARYPGVAVPKERLIREVWNTDWRGFGHSLEVHVGAIRKKAGQRHLIETVRGVGYRLAG is encoded by the coding sequence ATGCAGATTCTGATCGTGGAGGACGACGAGCGTGTCGCCGCTGCACTCGAGGCCTTCCTCGCGCGATCCGGGTACGCCACCGTGCGAGCCGCAGACGGAGCCTCCGCGCTGCAGCAGCTGGGTGCGGACACCGAGGTGGTGCTCCTCGACCTCGGTCTGCCCGATGTCGACGGCATCGATCTCTGCCGTCGGATCCGCGCACGCTCCGAGGTGCCGATCGTGATCGTCACCGCACGCAACCAGGTCACGGAGCGCATCAGAGGGTTGCGTGCCGGCGCTGACGATTTCGTCGTCAAGCCCTACGACGTCCACGAGCTCCTCGCCCGGATCGAGGCGGTCACACGACGCTCTCGACCCGTGCGGCCGGAATCCGAGGCGCGCGTACGGCTGCAGGATGGCGAGATCGAGATCGACCTCGTCGCCAGGCAGGTGATCATCGCACGCGCTCCCATCGAACTCACTCGCAAGGAATTCGACATCGTGGCGGTGCTCGCCCGGTACCCCGGCGTCGCCGTGCCGAAGGAGAGACTCATCCGCGAGGTCTGGAACACCGACTGGCGGGGCTTCGGGCACTCGCTCGAGGTGCACGTCGGCGCGATCCGCAAGAAGGCGGGTCAGCGGCATCTGATCGAGACCGTGCGCGGTGTCGGCTATCGGTTGGCCGGGTAG
- a CDS encoding SseB family protein, whose translation MSQGTDDAGDHGPHDRHGSHEHPSSDRGDSAGVPWEGRSFQSNPHAADDGSADPVLLDALLRFRAGDGAQTEVVDAFRSARVLIPLIAEKGEEGVAPSGLAVDKTQELSIVTVAAPDGRRVQPVFSSVEAMQRWDATARPIPVEAVRAALAASAEETDLIVLDPTSDTEFVLRRPAVWAVAQGHRWEPSFLSPEVFTALQESVAHELAVIDVAVAAGDPDARLRGPELIVILELVDGLEREVLDAVLARLAQRWAADDRIAVLADSLTVKLRRSA comes from the coding sequence ATGTCGCAGGGGACTGACGACGCCGGGGACCACGGTCCCCACGACCGTCATGGGTCGCACGAGCACCCGTCCAGCGATCGGGGCGACTCGGCCGGTGTGCCCTGGGAAGGCCGCAGCTTCCAGTCGAACCCTCATGCCGCCGACGACGGATCGGCCGACCCGGTTCTGCTCGACGCGCTGCTGCGTTTTCGGGCGGGCGACGGTGCTCAGACCGAGGTCGTCGACGCGTTCCGTTCGGCGCGGGTCCTGATCCCGCTCATCGCCGAGAAGGGCGAGGAGGGCGTGGCGCCGAGCGGTCTCGCTGTCGACAAGACTCAGGAGCTCTCGATCGTGACGGTCGCGGCTCCCGACGGTCGTCGCGTGCAGCCGGTGTTCTCGTCGGTCGAGGCGATGCAGCGCTGGGACGCGACGGCCCGTCCGATCCCGGTGGAAGCCGTGCGCGCCGCTCTCGCAGCGTCGGCGGAGGAGACGGATCTGATCGTTCTCGACCCGACGTCGGACACCGAGTTCGTCCTCCGTCGTCCCGCGGTGTGGGCGGTCGCGCAGGGTCATCGGTGGGAGCCGAGCTTCCTCTCGCCCGAGGTCTTCACTGCTCTGCAGGAGAGTGTCGCGCATGAACTCGCCGTGATCGACGTCGCCGTCGCGGCCGGAGACCCGGACGCCCGTCTGCGCGGACCAGAACTGATCGTCATCCTCGAGCTGGTCGACGGGCTCGAGCGCGAGGTGCTCGACGCCGTGCTCGCGCGCCTGGCGCAGCGGTGGGCGGCGGATGATCGTATCGCGGTGCTCGCCGACTCTCTCACCGTGAAGCTGCGTCGCTCGGCCTGA
- the rpmI gene encoding 50S ribosomal protein L35 — protein MPKQKTHSGAKKRFKITGSGKLKKQQAGMRHNLEHKSSRRTRRLNQDQVLSKADTKVAKKLLGR, from the coding sequence ATGCCGAAGCAGAAGACCCACTCGGGTGCTAAGAAGCGCTTCAAGATCACCGGCAGCGGCAAGCTGAAGAAGCAGCAGGCCGGAATGCGCCACAACCTCGAGCACAAGTCGAGCCGTCGCACCCGCCGCCTCAACCAGGACCAGGTGCTGTCGAAGGCTGACACCAAGGTCGCGAAGAAGCTTCTCGGTCGCTGA
- the hisB gene encoding imidazoleglycerol-phosphate dehydratase HisB: MSSPAQTPRTATRVRSTSESTVELELNLDGTGASRIDTSVPFFDHMLTAFAKHSLTDLTVRASGDTQIDAHHTVEDISIVLGQAIREALGDKSGISRYGDALVPLDEALAQAVVDISGRPYLVHTGEPAGFEHHLIGGHFTGSLVRHTFEAITFNAGLTVHVRVLGGRDPHHIAEAEYKAFARAFRQAKALDPLVDGIPSTKGAL, encoded by the coding sequence ATGAGCAGCCCCGCCCAGACCCCGCGCACCGCCACGCGTGTGCGCAGCACGTCGGAGTCCACCGTCGAGCTCGAGCTGAACCTCGACGGCACCGGTGCGAGCCGTATCGACACGTCGGTGCCGTTCTTCGATCACATGCTGACGGCTTTCGCGAAGCACTCGCTCACGGACCTCACGGTGCGCGCCTCGGGGGACACGCAGATCGACGCACACCACACCGTGGAGGACATCTCGATCGTTCTCGGTCAGGCCATCCGTGAGGCGCTGGGCGACAAGTCAGGCATCTCGCGATACGGCGACGCTCTCGTGCCGCTCGACGAGGCGCTCGCTCAGGCTGTCGTGGACATCTCGGGGCGTCCCTATCTCGTTCACACGGGGGAGCCTGCCGGTTTCGAGCACCACCTCATCGGCGGCCACTTCACCGGTTCGCTCGTGCGCCACACGTTCGAGGCCATCACCTTCAACGCGGGACTCACGGTGCACGTGCGCGTTCTCGGGGGCCGCGACCCCCACCACATCGCCGAAGCCGAGTACAAGGCATTCGCTCGGGCGTTCCGCCAGGCCAAGGCCCTCGACCCTCTGGTCGACGGCATCCCGTCGACGAAGGGCGCACTGTGA
- a CDS encoding sensor histidine kinase, giving the protein MRRRLVVVFLVPLVAILLSLGGATAWSATRSIQQAFYTEQLGDLGYFVTSARQALRSGSATVIDAEVARFHEVYGIDVIVFDLSGGVWSARDGGGEVLSEDDAARVGLALSGRRAEAPEPVFPWIAAESSLVEPVFDDGDVIGAVMLSADVEAPRTQILQQILVLTVVSIVSIGLGVLLVFQLARWVLSPVRRLDEAMIAIERGEMDARVAEDTGPPELRRMTRVFNGMADEIERVMTRQQEFALNASHELRNPLNALLLRVEHLSTGLGADWKDDVEETREEGRRMARILETLLGLARGGRADTTISAVDLTTLATRRADAWSEVASQRRVRMLSTGVGPVMSITDRTIVESALDAVIDNAVKFSPAESAVEVDAHRSGGLCVLTVRDHGPGLTREQAANAADRFWRSDDSGGVPGSGLGLAIATDLLESIGGELRVDTPDDGGLLVSLMLPDGAEG; this is encoded by the coding sequence ATGCGCAGACGTCTCGTCGTCGTCTTCCTGGTGCCGCTCGTCGCCATCCTGCTGTCGTTGGGCGGCGCCACGGCGTGGAGCGCGACCCGCAGCATCCAGCAGGCCTTCTACACCGAGCAGCTCGGTGACCTCGGGTATTTCGTGACCAGCGCGCGGCAGGCGCTGCGGTCGGGCAGCGCGACGGTGATCGATGCGGAGGTCGCCCGCTTCCACGAGGTGTACGGGATCGATGTGATCGTCTTCGATCTTTCCGGTGGGGTGTGGTCAGCGCGCGACGGCGGCGGCGAAGTCCTGTCAGAGGACGATGCCGCACGGGTCGGCCTCGCGCTCTCGGGGCGCCGCGCCGAGGCGCCCGAGCCGGTGTTCCCCTGGATCGCGGCAGAGTCCTCGCTCGTCGAGCCGGTCTTCGACGACGGAGACGTGATCGGCGCCGTGATGCTCTCCGCGGACGTCGAGGCGCCACGGACCCAGATCCTGCAGCAGATTCTCGTGCTGACGGTCGTGTCGATCGTCTCGATCGGACTCGGCGTGCTCCTCGTCTTCCAACTCGCGCGGTGGGTGCTCTCTCCGGTCCGACGTCTCGATGAGGCGATGATCGCGATCGAACGCGGCGAGATGGATGCGAGGGTCGCGGAGGACACGGGGCCTCCTGAGCTACGCCGGATGACGCGCGTGTTCAACGGCATGGCGGATGAGATCGAGCGCGTCATGACGCGTCAGCAGGAGTTCGCCCTGAACGCCTCGCACGAGCTCCGCAATCCCCTCAACGCGCTGCTGCTGCGTGTCGAGCACCTCTCGACCGGTCTCGGAGCCGACTGGAAGGACGACGTCGAGGAGACGAGGGAGGAAGGGCGCCGGATGGCTCGCATCCTCGAGACGCTCCTCGGACTCGCGCGCGGCGGACGCGCCGACACGACGATCTCAGCCGTCGATCTGACGACGCTCGCCACCCGCCGCGCAGACGCCTGGAGCGAGGTCGCGTCACAGCGACGCGTCCGGATGCTCTCGACAGGAGTGGGCCCGGTGATGAGCATCACCGACCGCACGATCGTCGAGAGCGCGCTCGACGCCGTCATCGACAATGCGGTGAAGTTCTCGCCCGCCGAGTCGGCCGTCGAGGTCGACGCGCACCGCAGCGGTGGACTCTGCGTGCTGACAGTCCGCGACCACGGCCCCGGGCTGACGCGAGAGCAGGCCGCGAACGCCGCCGACCGATTCTGGCGCAGCGACGACAGCGGCGGAGTTCCGGGGTCAGGGCTCGGCCTCGCGATAGCGACCGACCTCTTGGAATCGATCGGCGGCGAGCTGCGGGTCGATACGCCGGACGACGGCGGGCTGCTGGTGTCGCTGATGCTGCCGGACGGAGCTGAGGGATGA
- the hisH gene encoding imidazole glycerol phosphate synthase subunit HisH: MSRAPRVAVFDYESGNIHSAVKALIAAGADAVLTRDRTEALEADGLVVPGVGAFQAVRDALYAHGGDEIIDRRLAGGRPVLGICVGMQVLFAHGVERGHDSEGLGEWPGAVTELNAPVLPHMGWNTVEPGAESVLFKGIENERFYFVHSYAAQSWELDVIPPFPQPVLTWSTYGDPFLAAVENGPLSATQFHPEKSGEAGIQLLRNWVDSLRS; the protein is encoded by the coding sequence GTGAGCAGGGCTCCCCGGGTCGCCGTCTTCGATTACGAATCCGGCAACATCCACTCGGCTGTCAAGGCGCTCATCGCCGCCGGTGCTGATGCGGTGCTGACGCGCGACCGCACGGAAGCGCTCGAGGCAGACGGTCTCGTGGTGCCGGGGGTCGGCGCGTTCCAGGCCGTGCGCGATGCGCTCTACGCGCACGGCGGCGACGAGATCATCGATCGCCGGCTCGCAGGCGGGCGCCCGGTGCTCGGCATCTGCGTCGGCATGCAGGTTCTGTTCGCGCACGGTGTCGAGCGCGGGCACGATTCCGAGGGTCTCGGCGAATGGCCGGGAGCGGTCACGGAGCTCAACGCGCCGGTGCTGCCGCACATGGGGTGGAACACGGTCGAGCCGGGCGCCGAATCGGTGCTGTTCAAGGGCATCGAGAACGAACGCTTCTACTTCGTGCATTCCTACGCCGCGCAGTCGTGGGAGCTCGATGTCATCCCGCCGTTCCCTCAGCCGGTGCTCACGTGGTCGACGTACGGCGATCCGTTCCTCGCTGCGGTCGAGAACGGGCCGCTCTCCGCGACGCAGTTCCATCCTGAGAAGTCCGGCGAGGCCGGAATCCAGCTGCTCCGCAACTGGGTCGACAGCCTTCGGTCCTGA
- the priA gene encoding bifunctional 1-(5-phosphoribosyl)-5-((5-phosphoribosylamino)methylideneamino)imidazole-4-carboxamide isomerase/phosphoribosylanthranilate isomerase PriA yields MNDFAQSPALTLLPAVDVAGGKAVRLTQGEAGTETSYGDPLDAAGEWVAQGAKWIHLVDLDAAFGRGSNAPILRKVIKQFKNVNVELSGGIRDDATLEAALESGATRINLGTAALENPEWAADVISRYGEAIAVGLDVRGTTLAARGWTKEGGDLWEVLERLEDAGCSRYVVTDVTKDGTLKGPNLELLREVTARTPKPVVASGGISNLDDIVALRELVPLGVEGAIVGKALYAGAFTLAEALDVAGD; encoded by the coding sequence ATGAACGACTTCGCGCAGTCTCCCGCTCTCACCCTTCTTCCCGCCGTCGATGTCGCCGGGGGCAAGGCCGTCCGCCTCACTCAGGGTGAGGCCGGCACCGAGACCAGCTACGGCGACCCGCTCGACGCCGCGGGGGAGTGGGTCGCACAGGGGGCGAAGTGGATCCATCTCGTCGACCTCGATGCCGCTTTCGGACGCGGCAGCAACGCACCGATCCTCCGCAAGGTCATCAAGCAGTTCAAGAACGTCAACGTCGAGCTGTCCGGCGGCATCCGTGACGACGCGACGCTCGAGGCGGCTCTCGAGAGCGGTGCGACCCGCATCAACCTCGGCACGGCCGCGCTGGAGAACCCCGAGTGGGCCGCCGACGTGATCAGCCGTTACGGCGAAGCGATCGCTGTCGGGCTCGACGTCCGCGGTACGACGCTGGCCGCTCGCGGGTGGACGAAGGAGGGCGGCGACCTCTGGGAGGTGCTCGAGCGCCTCGAGGATGCCGGTTGCAGCCGTTACGTCGTGACCGACGTCACCAAGGACGGGACCCTCAAGGGGCCGAACCTCGAGCTGTTGCGCGAGGTCACAGCCCGCACCCCGAAGCCCGTCGTGGCATCCGGAGGCATCTCGAACCTCGATGACATCGTGGCGCTCCGCGAACTGGTGCCGCTGGGCGTCGAAGGCGCCATCGTCGGCAAGGCACTCTACGCCGGCGCGTTCACGCTGGCCGAGGCGCTGGATGTCGCAGGGGACTGA
- the infC gene encoding translation initiation factor IF-3 — translation MPSSKELRISDPRTNERIRVPEVRLVGPAGEQIGVVRIEAALRLAQEADLDLVEVAPNSKPPVVKIMDYGKFKYEAAQKEKEARRNQANTILKEVRFRLKIEAHDYTTKLKRAEGFLKAGDKVKAMILFRGREQSRPEQGVRLLRKFAEDVAELGTVESNPTIDGRNMVMIVAPLKSKSEAKQEQNAVRDAQRAANKQAAREAKTDADEPAEAAAE, via the coding sequence ATCCCATCGTCTAAGGAGCTACGCATCAGCGATCCCCGCACCAATGAGCGCATCCGCGTCCCCGAGGTCCGCCTCGTCGGTCCCGCGGGTGAGCAGATCGGCGTCGTCCGCATCGAGGCGGCGCTGCGCCTTGCGCAGGAAGCAGATCTCGACCTCGTCGAGGTCGCGCCCAACTCGAAGCCGCCCGTGGTCAAGATCATGGACTACGGCAAGTTCAAGTACGAAGCCGCCCAGAAGGAGAAGGAAGCTCGCCGCAACCAGGCGAACACCATCCTCAAAGAGGTCCGCTTCCGCCTGAAGATCGAGGCGCACGACTACACGACGAAGCTCAAGCGCGCCGAGGGCTTCCTCAAGGCCGGCGACAAGGTGAAGGCCATGATCCTGTTCCGTGGTCGCGAACAGTCGCGTCCCGAGCAGGGCGTCCGTCTCCTCCGCAAGTTCGCCGAGGATGTCGCCGAACTCGGAACCGTCGAGTCGAACCCGACCATCGACGGCCGCAACATGGTCATGATCGTGGCTCCGCTCAAGAGCAAGTCCGAGGCGAAGCAGGAGCAGAATGCGGTTCGCGACGCCCAGCGCGCAGCGAACAAGCAGGCCGCCCGCGAAGCCAAGACCGACGCCGACGAGCCGGCCGAGGCCGCAGCGGAGTAA
- a CDS encoding TrmH family RNA methyltransferase has protein sequence MLENPRSPRVRAVAKLTKRSARAETGLYLLEGPQAVREALTYSPEAIVELFATPTGWEKHPDIRAKASDAGIEVEYVTEYVLNAMADTVTPQGLVAVVRQAPTSVRDIFAASPRLVAICEEIRDPGNLGTIIRAADAAGADAVVLTGRTVDPYNPKVVRATTGSLFHLPVSVGAELSDVVEKAHAAGLRILAADVKGEDLLHARADGVLAEPTAWLFGNEARGLEDEALAQADQVLKLPIFGRAESLNLATAASVCLYESAFAQRAASSA, from the coding sequence GTGCTGGAGAACCCCCGTTCGCCCCGAGTCCGTGCCGTCGCCAAGCTGACCAAGCGCAGCGCGCGCGCAGAGACAGGGCTCTACCTCCTCGAAGGTCCCCAGGCGGTTCGCGAGGCGCTGACCTACAGTCCTGAGGCGATCGTGGAGCTGTTCGCGACCCCGACCGGCTGGGAGAAGCATCCGGACATCCGCGCGAAGGCATCGGACGCCGGCATCGAGGTGGAGTACGTCACGGAGTACGTGCTGAACGCGATGGCCGACACGGTCACTCCGCAGGGGCTGGTGGCCGTCGTCCGGCAGGCGCCCACGTCGGTGCGGGACATCTTCGCGGCATCCCCCCGTCTGGTGGCGATCTGCGAGGAGATCAGGGACCCGGGAAACCTCGGCACGATCATCAGGGCCGCCGATGCGGCGGGAGCCGACGCCGTCGTGCTGACGGGCCGCACGGTCGACCCCTACAACCCGAAGGTCGTGCGCGCCACGACAGGTTCGCTGTTCCATCTGCCCGTGTCCGTGGGCGCAGAGCTCTCGGATGTGGTCGAGAAGGCTCACGCCGCCGGACTCCGGATTCTGGCCGCGGACGTCAAGGGCGAGGATCTTCTTCATGCGCGGGCGGACGGAGTGCTCGCCGAGCCCACGGCGTGGCTGTTCGGCAATGAGGCGCGCGGTCTCGAGGACGAGGCGCTCGCGCAGGCCGACCAGGTGCTGAAGCTGCCGATCTTCGGCCGCGCCGAATCCTTGAACCTCGCCACGGCAGCGAGCGTCTGCCTGTACGAGAGCGCGTTCGCGCAGCGGGCGGCATCCTCGGCCTGA
- a CDS encoding DUF1844 domain-containing protein has product MTNQASDEAAREREERWARQEEAASSATRDIADVPAVEVITTAAVHLMSAAAVKLGLADDPHAAEQLDLDEARKLINALAGLITAGAPEISDMHARSLRDGLRSLQLAFREASTIPDPIGKGPGEKWTGPVN; this is encoded by the coding sequence GTGACGAACCAGGCATCGGATGAGGCTGCACGCGAGCGCGAAGAGCGCTGGGCACGGCAGGAGGAGGCGGCGTCCTCCGCCACGCGGGACATCGCCGATGTGCCGGCGGTCGAGGTCATCACGACCGCAGCCGTCCACCTCATGAGTGCCGCGGCGGTCAAGCTCGGCCTCGCCGACGACCCGCACGCGGCGGAGCAGCTCGACCTCGATGAGGCGCGCAAGCTCATCAACGCCCTCGCCGGGCTGATCACCGCCGGCGCACCGGAGATCAGCGACATGCACGCGCGGTCCCTCCGAGACGGGCTGCGCTCGCTGCAGCTCGCGTTCCGCGAGGCGTCGACCATTCCCGACCCGATCGGCAAGGGTCCGGGCGAGAAGTGGACAGGCCCGGTCAACTAG